The Streptomyces pactum genome contains a region encoding:
- a CDS encoding magnesium and cobalt transport protein CorA, producing MTMAGNLRKVTGLGRGGGLRRVARLARRRPRVDLSHPARSPLGSSVVNCVTYRDGVRTPQGGDPVDAVERMRERGAGFVWLGLHEPTDQEFAGVADPFDLHPLAVEDAIEAHQRPKVERYGETLFAVFKTVCYVEHEELTATSEVVSTGEIMVFVGQDFVITVRHGRHGSLGPLREGLESDPAQLAKGPSAVLHAIADHVVDEFLSVIEAVQADIDHVETEVFGEHGARVDPGRVYQLKRELLELRRAVVPLGRPLEELATRPIRVVEPEIQAYFRDVADHLLRATEQIAAFDELLNSILQAHLARVTVAQNEDMRKITAWAAIVAVPTMVCGVYGMNFDHMPELGWRYGYGLVIGVIVVACLSLHRGFRRSGWL from the coding sequence ATGACGATGGCAGGGAATCTACGGAAGGTCACGGGCCTGGGAAGGGGCGGCGGCCTACGCAGGGTGGCACGGCTGGCCCGGCGGCGCCCGCGTGTGGACCTCAGCCATCCCGCCCGCTCCCCGCTGGGTTCCTCGGTCGTGAACTGCGTGACCTACCGGGACGGTGTCCGCACTCCCCAGGGCGGCGATCCGGTCGACGCGGTGGAGCGGATGCGGGAGCGCGGGGCGGGTTTCGTCTGGCTCGGCCTGCATGAGCCGACCGATCAGGAGTTCGCGGGCGTCGCGGACCCCTTCGATCTCCACCCGCTGGCGGTCGAGGACGCGATCGAGGCCCACCAGCGTCCAAAGGTGGAACGGTACGGCGAGACGCTCTTCGCCGTGTTCAAGACGGTCTGCTACGTGGAGCATGAGGAGCTCACGGCCACGAGCGAGGTGGTGAGCACCGGCGAGATCATGGTGTTCGTCGGCCAGGACTTCGTGATCACCGTGCGGCACGGCCGGCACGGCTCGCTGGGCCCGTTGCGGGAAGGGCTGGAGTCCGATCCCGCACAGCTCGCCAAGGGGCCGTCGGCTGTACTGCACGCGATAGCGGACCACGTGGTGGACGAGTTCCTGAGCGTCATCGAGGCGGTCCAGGCGGACATCGACCATGTCGAGACGGAGGTGTTCGGGGAGCACGGCGCGCGGGTCGATCCGGGGCGGGTCTATCAGCTCAAGCGTGAACTGCTCGAGCTGAGGCGGGCCGTGGTGCCGCTCGGCCGGCCACTGGAGGAGCTGGCCACCCGGCCGATCCGAGTGGTCGAGCCGGAGATACAAGCCTATTTCCGCGATGTCGCCGACCACCTGCTGCGGGCCACGGAGCAGATCGCGGCGTTCGACGAACTCCTGAACTCCATCCTCCAGGCGCACCTGGCCCGCGTGACGGTCGCGCAGAACGAGGACATGCGCAAGATCACCGCCTGGGCCGCGATCGTCGCGGTACCCACCATGGTCTGTGGGGTGTACGGCATGAACTTCGACCACATGCCCGAGCTGGGCTGGCGGTACGGCTACGGCCTGGTCATCGGCGTGATAGTCGTCGCCTGCCTGTCACTGCACCGGGGCTTCCGGCGCAGCGGCTGGCTCTGA
- a CDS encoding methyltransferase domain-containing protein, giving the protein MTRTDGYLLDNRQAEAAERFDAFATLFDPTTFRHLQALGAGPGWRCWEVGAGGTSVVSWLAKRVGPTGRVLATDIDTSRVAPAGRPPVEVRVHDVGAEEPPGEGFDLVHARLVLVHVPDRERALRSMVKALRPGGRLLVEDADPALQPLLCPDEHGPEQELANRLRHGFRQLLARRGADLSYGRHLPRLLRQAGLRRVEADAYFPVTSPACAALESATVRQVRDQLVAAGVATHEDIEHHLANVASGGMDLATAPMISAWGRKA; this is encoded by the coding sequence ATGACGCGAACCGACGGATATCTCCTCGACAACCGGCAGGCCGAGGCGGCGGAGCGCTTCGACGCATTCGCCACCCTCTTCGATCCCACGACGTTCCGGCACCTCCAAGCACTCGGCGCCGGACCCGGCTGGCGCTGCTGGGAGGTCGGGGCCGGAGGCACCTCCGTGGTGTCCTGGCTGGCCAAGAGGGTGGGGCCGACCGGCAGGGTCCTCGCGACCGACATCGACACCTCTCGGGTCGCTCCGGCCGGCCGGCCTCCGGTCGAGGTGCGCGTGCACGACGTGGGCGCCGAGGAACCGCCGGGGGAGGGCTTCGACCTGGTGCACGCCCGGCTCGTGCTCGTCCACGTCCCGGACCGGGAAAGGGCGTTGCGGTCGATGGTCAAGGCCCTGCGTCCCGGTGGCCGCCTCCTGGTCGAGGACGCCGATCCCGCCCTGCAGCCGCTGCTCTGTCCCGACGAGCACGGTCCCGAGCAGGAGCTGGCGAACCGGCTGCGCCACGGCTTCCGCCAGCTCCTGGCCCGTCGCGGTGCGGACCTCTCCTACGGCCGCCATCTCCCGCGCCTGCTCCGACAGGCCGGGCTGCGCCGCGTGGAGGCCGATGCCTACTTCCCGGTCACCTCACCAGCGTGCGCCGCACTGGAGTCGGCGACGGTCCGCCAGGTCCGCGACCAACTGGTCGCCGCAGGGGTGGCCACCCACGAGGACATCGAGCACCACCTCGCGAACGTCGCCTCGGGCGGCATGGACCTCGCGACGGCTCCCATGATCTCGGCGTGGGGACGCAAGGCGTAG
- a CDS encoding helix-turn-helix domain-containing protein, which produces MSEPRSAPTVGQVVLGRRLLDLRERAGLKREEAARILRVAPATVRRMEMAEVALKIPYLQLLLKAYGIGDEEADAFVKLAEDANQPGWWQRFHDILPGWFSMYVSLEGAASLIRSYEPHFVPGVLQTEDYARGVLRSGAIGQTRPDDIERHVDLRMQRQELLTRKDAPRLWVVMDETALRRPVGGPEVMRAQIDRLLEATKLPNVTLQVAPFSNGPHPGTYGPFVLFRFAMPELPDMVYSEYLTGAVYLDARAEVAAHLEVMDRMAAQAATAHRTKEILRDLRKEL; this is translated from the coding sequence GTGAGCGAGCCGCGGTCCGCGCCGACGGTCGGCCAGGTCGTCCTCGGCCGGCGCCTGCTGGACCTGCGGGAACGCGCCGGTCTCAAGCGCGAGGAAGCCGCCCGTATCCTGCGTGTCGCCCCCGCCACGGTCCGCCGCATGGAGATGGCCGAGGTCGCCCTCAAGATCCCGTACCTCCAGCTCCTGCTGAAGGCCTACGGCATCGGCGACGAGGAGGCCGACGCCTTCGTCAAGCTGGCCGAGGACGCCAACCAGCCCGGGTGGTGGCAGCGCTTCCACGACATCCTGCCGGGCTGGTTCTCCATGTACGTCAGCCTGGAGGGCGCGGCGTCCCTGATCCGCTCCTACGAGCCCCACTTCGTCCCCGGTGTGCTGCAGACCGAGGACTACGCACGCGGAGTGCTGCGCTCGGGAGCCATCGGCCAGACCCGGCCCGACGACATCGAGCGACACGTCGACCTGCGCATGCAGCGCCAGGAACTGCTGACCCGTAAGGACGCGCCCCGGCTGTGGGTTGTCATGGACGAGACCGCGCTGCGCCGCCCCGTCGGGGGCCCGGAGGTGATGCGTGCCCAGATCGACAGGCTGCTCGAGGCCACGAAGCTGCCCAATGTGACGCTGCAGGTCGCCCCGTTCTCCAACGGGCCGCACCCCGGCACGTACGGGCCCTTCGTGCTGTTCCGATTCGCCATGCCGGAACTGCCGGACATGGTCTACAGCGAGTACCTGACCGGCGCCGTCTACCTCGACGCGCGTGCCGAGGTGGCGGCCCACCTCGAGGTCATGGACCGCATGGCGGCGCAGGCCGCCACGGCACATCGCACGAAGGAGATCCTCCGGGATCTCCGCAAGGAGCTGTGA
- a CDS encoding ATP-binding protein — MASVIPSAPLGTDAAAGSLGLGAAMGAGLSGAAAAERRFRFELAAHPGSPAQARRLTRARLNGWSVCEDTCDTAALVVSELVTNAIVHTASRHIVCELHDGTDLVRIAVRDEGCAPGQPHPSADQQPEDEHGRGLLLVDALCDAWGAHEHGPGLLVWAELPRKADGPRDPSEPHNDLGWGARPKPGPADGTGDEGEAEGRRREARRGTGTEWL; from the coding sequence GTGGCAAGCGTGATTCCGTCCGCGCCCTTAGGAACAGACGCCGCCGCGGGCTCCCTGGGCCTCGGTGCCGCCATGGGAGCCGGCCTTTCGGGGGCCGCCGCTGCCGAGCGCCGGTTCCGTTTCGAGCTGGCCGCACACCCGGGTTCTCCCGCACAGGCCAGACGCCTGACACGGGCCCGGCTGAACGGCTGGTCGGTGTGCGAGGACACCTGCGACACCGCGGCCCTGGTCGTCTCCGAGCTGGTGACCAACGCGATCGTGCACACCGCGAGCAGACACATAGTGTGCGAGCTGCACGACGGCACCGACCTGGTCCGCATAGCCGTGCGGGACGAGGGTTGCGCCCCCGGCCAGCCCCACCCCTCGGCCGATCAGCAGCCCGAGGACGAGCACGGCAGGGGACTCCTCCTCGTCGACGCCCTGTGCGATGCCTGGGGCGCCCACGAGCACGGCCCCGGCCTGCTGGTCTGGGCCGAGCTGCCACGCAAGGCCGACGGACCGCGCGACCCGTCGGAGCCCCACAACGACCTGGGCTGGGGCGCCCGCCCGAAGCCCGGCCCCGCCGACGGCACGGGTGACGAGGGCGAGGCGGAGGGACGCCGTCGAGAGGCGCGCCGCGGAACGGGGACCGAATGGCTATGA
- a CDS encoding pseudouridine-5'-phosphate glycosidase: MMLMVSEEVRAAIDARHPVVALESTIIAHGLPRPRNLLVARELEEAVRQEGAIPATIAVLDGRPHVGLDKEQLERVANEDGIRKLGHRDLPLAVAAGASGATTVSATALLAALAGVRVFATGGLGGVHREWTVTQDESADLGLLARTRITVVCAGVKSILDVPATLQRLETLGIPVAGYGTDRFPGFYLSDSGHPVDWSLGTPEQVAAAMRAQDALGGPRSALVVANPVPEEEQLDPALHARVLADALHACEVEGVTGQAVTPFLLDYLVRHTDGASLSANLAAVRGNVRLAARVAAAWAGA; encoded by the coding sequence GTGATGCTGATGGTGTCGGAAGAGGTACGGGCGGCGATCGACGCGCGTCACCCCGTGGTGGCGCTGGAGTCCACGATCATCGCGCACGGGCTGCCGCGCCCACGCAACCTGCTGGTGGCGCGGGAGCTGGAGGAGGCCGTACGGCAGGAGGGCGCCATACCGGCGACCATCGCCGTACTGGACGGGCGGCCTCATGTCGGCCTGGACAAGGAGCAGCTCGAGCGGGTCGCGAACGAGGACGGCATCCGCAAGCTGGGCCACCGGGACCTGCCGCTCGCGGTGGCCGCCGGAGCGAGCGGGGCGACCACCGTGTCGGCGACCGCCCTGCTGGCGGCCCTGGCGGGCGTCCGGGTGTTCGCTACCGGGGGGCTCGGCGGCGTGCACCGGGAGTGGACGGTGACGCAGGATGAGTCGGCCGACCTCGGCCTGCTGGCGCGCACCCGCATCACGGTGGTCTGCGCGGGTGTGAAGTCCATCCTGGACGTGCCGGCGACCCTGCAGCGGCTCGAGACGCTGGGCATCCCGGTGGCCGGGTACGGTACGGACCGCTTCCCCGGCTTCTACCTGTCCGACTCGGGGCATCCGGTGGACTGGTCGCTGGGCACCCCGGAGCAGGTGGCGGCGGCCATGCGGGCGCAGGACGCGCTCGGTGGGCCGCGGTCCGCGCTCGTGGTCGCCAATCCCGTCCCCGAGGAGGAGCAACTCGATCCCGCACTGCACGCGCGGGTGCTCGCCGACGCGCTGCACGCCTGCGAGGTGGAGGGGGTCACGGGTCAGGCGGTCACGCCGTTCCTGCTGGACTACCTGGTACGGCACACCGACGGGGCCTCGCTGAGCGCCAACCTGGCGGCGGTGCGCGGAAACGTGCGGCTGGCGGCACGCGTCGCGGCGGCCTGGGCCGGGGCATGA
- a CDS encoding carbohydrate kinase family protein has product MTAGPGGALLVVGDVVTDVVARHRGPLASGTDTAASIRRLPGGAGANVACWAAYGESRDVRLLGRVGADAAAWHERELVACGVRPLLIVDAAAPTGTVICLVDTRDSAERTFLTDSGASLRLGPGDWSDTLLDGVARLHLSGYLLFSEPGRALVPVALAAARARGVPVSLDPASAGFLTELGVDRFLALVEGVDVLLPSRDEACLLTGLPDAADAAAKLSRHVPLVITKLGAEGAMVARSGTVCARVPGAPASPRDSTGAGDAFTGAFLAALLAGAEPEEATVTGCRAGARAVERVGGRPPCGTD; this is encoded by the coding sequence ATGACCGCGGGGCCGGGCGGCGCGCTGCTGGTCGTCGGGGACGTCGTCACGGACGTCGTCGCCCGGCACCGGGGGCCGCTGGCCTCCGGCACGGACACGGCCGCCTCGATCCGCCGACTGCCCGGCGGGGCGGGTGCCAACGTGGCCTGCTGGGCCGCGTACGGAGAGAGCCGGGACGTACGGCTACTGGGGCGGGTCGGCGCCGACGCGGCGGCCTGGCACGAGCGGGAACTGGTGGCCTGTGGGGTACGTCCTCTTCTGATCGTCGACGCGGCGGCTCCGACGGGGACGGTCATCTGCCTGGTCGACACGCGCGACTCGGCCGAGCGGACGTTCCTGACGGACAGCGGGGCGTCGCTGCGGCTCGGTCCCGGCGACTGGTCGGACACGCTGCTCGACGGCGTGGCCCGGCTGCACCTGTCGGGCTACCTCCTGTTCTCGGAGCCGGGCCGTGCTCTGGTGCCGGTCGCCCTGGCCGCGGCACGCGCGCGCGGGGTGCCGGTCAGCCTGGATCCGGCATCGGCCGGGTTCCTCACCGAGCTGGGCGTCGACCGTTTCCTGGCACTGGTCGAGGGAGTGGACGTGCTGCTGCCCAGCCGGGACGAGGCGTGCCTGCTCACCGGACTGCCGGACGCGGCCGACGCGGCGGCGAAACTGAGCCGGCACGTCCCGCTGGTGATCACCAAGCTGGGAGCGGAGGGGGCCATGGTGGCCAGGTCCGGCACCGTGTGCGCGCGTGTCCCCGGCGCCCCGGCGTCGCCGCGGGACAGTACGGGCGCCGGTGATGCCTTCACCGGCGCGTTCCTCGCCGCACTGCTCGCGGGCGCGGAGCCCGAGGAGGCCACGGTCACGGGGTGCCGGGCGGGAGCGCGGGCCGTCGAACGGGTGGGCGGAAGGCCTCCATGCGGAACGGACTGA
- a CDS encoding DUF397 domain-containing protein, with protein sequence MNRIKPQRSPRNRGELIHNERIYNGMPARELGSEGWHKPWSGGNGGNCLEAMKLADGRIAVRQSTDPDGPALIYTSAEMTAFIEGAKAGEADFLLS encoded by the coding sequence ATGAATCGCATCAAACCCCAGCGCTCGCCACGGAACCGCGGCGAGCTGATCCACAACGAGCGGATCTATAACGGTATGCCCGCCCGCGAGCTGGGCAGCGAGGGCTGGCACAAGCCGTGGAGCGGCGGCAACGGGGGCAACTGCCTGGAGGCGATGAAGCTCGCCGACGGCCGGATCGCGGTACGGCAGTCCACCGACCCCGACGGACCCGCGCTGATCTACACCTCCGCCGAGATGACGGCCTTCATCGAGGGGGCCAAGGCGGGAGAGGCGGACTTCCTGCTCTCCTGA
- a CDS encoding VOC family protein: MTDNTTRLDHVVLWVRDPVAAADFYEKTLGTEPLRVTEYAAGTVSFPSVRLNEETILDLAPHSLAERMRVVPGADGSAGHPVNHICLSLSPDDFEALRARLEERAIPVSELSYDSFGARGLARRSFYFGDPDGNIIEARHYE; the protein is encoded by the coding sequence ATGACGGATAACACGACACGTCTCGACCATGTCGTCCTTTGGGTGCGCGACCCGGTCGCCGCCGCCGATTTCTACGAGAAGACGCTGGGGACGGAGCCCCTGCGGGTCACCGAGTACGCCGCCGGGACCGTGAGCTTCCCCTCCGTGCGCCTCAACGAAGAGACCATTCTCGATCTGGCGCCGCACTCCCTGGCCGAACGCATGCGGGTCGTCCCCGGCGCCGACGGCAGTGCGGGCCACCCCGTCAACCACATCTGCCTTTCCCTGTCACCGGACGACTTCGAGGCGCTGCGCGCCCGGCTGGAAGAACGGGCCATTCCGGTCTCGGAACTCTCGTACGACTCCTTCGGCGCCCGGGGCCTGGCCCGGCGCAGCTTCTACTTCGGCGACCCGGACGGCAACATCATCGAGGCACGGCACTATGAGTAG
- a CDS encoding glutamate synthase subunit beta, whose translation MADPKGFLTTPRQEWPRRPAAERIRDWQEVHVPGALLPIIGTQADRCMDCGVPFCHEACPLGNLIPEWNDLVSRADWRAASERLHATNNFPEFTGRLCPAPCEAGCVLAINQPAVTIKNVECAIADKAWEEGFTPPRPPDRLSGRTVAVVGSGPTGLAAAQQLTRAGHTVAVYERDDRIGGLMRYGIPEFKMEKRHLERRIEQMRAEGTKFRASTAVGRDVPAGELRARYDAVVIATGATAWRELEVPGRELAGVHQAMEYLPLANRVCEGDMACSPLSAAGQHVVIVGGGDTGADCLGTAVREGAASVTQLDIYAQPGTARDEAAEPWPTYPRLYRLSAAHEEARDLRSAPAADADARLFAASTLRFTGDSEGHVRSLRLVGVDAGRRALPGTERSLPADLVLLALGFSGPDRKDGPVEGLGLELEPRGTIARDRGFATNVPGVFAAGDAARGQSLIVWAIAEGRAVAAAVDRHLSGGSTRLPAPVGPYDRPMTA comes from the coding sequence ATGGCCGATCCCAAGGGTTTCCTGACCACACCCCGCCAGGAGTGGCCCCGCAGGCCGGCCGCGGAGCGGATCCGGGACTGGCAGGAGGTCCACGTCCCCGGGGCGCTGTTGCCGATCATCGGCACCCAGGCCGACCGCTGCATGGACTGCGGCGTCCCCTTCTGCCACGAAGCCTGCCCGCTCGGCAACCTGATCCCGGAGTGGAACGACCTGGTCTCCCGAGCGGACTGGAGGGCCGCGAGCGAGCGGCTGCACGCCACGAACAACTTCCCGGAGTTCACCGGCCGGTTGTGCCCGGCGCCGTGCGAGGCGGGTTGTGTGCTCGCCATCAACCAGCCGGCCGTCACCATCAAGAACGTCGAGTGCGCGATCGCCGACAAGGCCTGGGAGGAGGGCTTCACTCCGCCGCGACCGCCGGACCGGCTCTCCGGGCGGACGGTGGCGGTGGTCGGCTCGGGGCCCACCGGGCTCGCGGCGGCGCAACAGCTCACCCGGGCCGGGCACACGGTCGCGGTCTACGAGCGGGACGACCGGATCGGGGGGCTGATGCGGTACGGCATCCCCGAGTTCAAGATGGAGAAGCGGCACCTGGAGCGGCGCATCGAGCAGATGCGGGCCGAGGGGACGAAGTTCCGTGCGTCGACCGCGGTCGGGCGGGACGTGCCCGCCGGCGAGTTGCGGGCCCGCTACGACGCGGTGGTGATCGCCACCGGCGCGACCGCGTGGCGCGAACTGGAAGTGCCCGGCCGGGAACTGGCCGGCGTCCATCAGGCGATGGAGTATCTGCCGCTGGCCAACCGGGTGTGCGAGGGAGACATGGCGTGCTCCCCGCTGTCCGCCGCCGGACAGCACGTCGTCATCGTCGGTGGTGGCGACACGGGCGCGGACTGTCTGGGGACCGCGGTCCGGGAAGGGGCCGCGTCCGTGACCCAGTTGGACATCTACGCGCAGCCTGGTACGGCGCGCGACGAAGCGGCCGAGCCCTGGCCGACGTATCCGCGGCTGTACCGGCTGTCGGCCGCGCACGAGGAGGCACGCGACCTGCGGTCCGCGCCGGCGGCGGACGCGGACGCGCGGCTGTTCGCGGCGTCCACGCTTCGGTTCACCGGCGACTCGGAGGGGCATGTGCGGTCGCTGCGTCTGGTCGGGGTGGACGCCGGGCGCCGGGCGCTGCCCGGCACCGAGCGGTCACTCCCCGCGGACCTCGTCCTCCTCGCCCTCGGCTTCTCCGGGCCCGACCGGAAGGACGGTCCCGTCGAAGGGCTGGGGCTGGAGCTGGAGCCCCGGGGCACGATCGCCCGGGACCGGGGCTTCGCGACCAACGTCCCCGGGGTGTTCGCCGCCGGGGACGCGGCGCGCGGGCAGTCGCTCATCGTGTGGGCGATCGCGGAAGGACGGGCGGTGGCGGCGGCCGTCGACCGCCACCTGTCCGGCGGCAGCACACGGCTGCCGGCACCGGTCGGCCCGTACGACCGGCCGATGACGGCCTGA
- a CDS encoding MHYT domain-containing protein, which translates to MQGTVDGFNYGLVTPLVAYLMACLGGALGLRCTTRSMRVARSWRPGWLALGSAAIGSGIWTMHFIAMMGFTIEHTPIRYDWLMTFASLAVAIVMVGVGVFIVGYRGARGTALFTGGTITGLGIASMHYLGMAGMRLDGQLTYNTFTVAVSVVIAMAAATAALWAAGQVRGFLWSVGASLIMGLAVTGMHYTGMAALEVHLHGTADPSTGGSPAELLAPMLIGPLAFLLLAGVVVMFDPMMVMGRPAELPVERKPGIPAPSQALRTVRRPPHHPAHHTRRPLVHRRSRTPQNR; encoded by the coding sequence ATGCAAGGCACGGTCGACGGATTCAACTACGGACTCGTGACACCGCTGGTGGCCTACCTCATGGCCTGCCTGGGCGGTGCCCTCGGTCTGCGCTGCACCACCAGATCCATGCGGGTCGCCCGGTCCTGGCGCCCCGGGTGGCTCGCCCTCGGCTCGGCGGCGATCGGCTCCGGCATCTGGACCATGCACTTCATCGCCATGATGGGGTTCACGATCGAACACACGCCGATCCGCTACGACTGGCTGATGACCTTCGCCAGCCTGGCCGTCGCCATCGTCATGGTGGGCGTCGGGGTCTTCATCGTCGGCTACCGGGGCGCCCGGGGGACCGCCTTGTTCACCGGCGGCACCATCACCGGCCTGGGCATCGCGTCGATGCACTACCTGGGTATGGCCGGGATGCGCCTGGACGGGCAGCTCACGTACAACACCTTCACCGTGGCCGTGTCCGTCGTCATAGCCATGGCCGCCGCCACCGCCGCCCTGTGGGCGGCCGGGCAGGTCCGGGGTTTCCTGTGGAGCGTGGGCGCCAGCCTGATCATGGGACTGGCCGTCACGGGCATGCACTACACGGGCATGGCCGCGCTCGAAGTCCATCTCCACGGCACGGCCGATCCCTCCACCGGAGGCTCGCCCGCGGAACTGCTCGCCCCCATGCTGATCGGTCCCCTGGCCTTCCTCCTCCTCGCCGGCGTCGTGGTGATGTTCGACCCGATGATGGTCATGGGGAGGCCCGCCGAACTCCCCGTCGAGCGGAAGCCGGGGATCCCGGCCCCTTCCCAGGCGCTGCGCACGGTGCGCCGCCCACCGCACCACCCGGCCCACCACACGCGCCGCCCGCTCGTGCACCGGCGCTCCCGAACCCCGCAGAACCGCTGA
- a CDS encoding DUF1772 domain-containing protein has product MIDGPYLVLTVLGVLGTGLTAGAFCAFSTFVMRGLAALPPAQGVAAMNAINTAAVRPAFMFVFLGTSVLTAVIAVVTFVLWPDGAAVELLLGSALFLFGSFGVTAAANVPRNTALLGLEPGTAAADRWPSYVREWTAWNHVRTAASAAATVAYVLALV; this is encoded by the coding sequence ATGATCGACGGACCGTACCTGGTGCTGACGGTGCTGGGTGTGCTCGGGACCGGTCTGACGGCCGGCGCCTTCTGCGCGTTCTCGACCTTCGTCATGCGGGGGCTCGCGGCGCTGCCACCCGCGCAGGGAGTCGCCGCGATGAACGCGATCAACACGGCCGCGGTGCGGCCGGCCTTCATGTTCGTCTTCCTCGGGACGTCGGTGCTGACCGCGGTGATCGCGGTGGTGACGTTCGTGCTGTGGCCGGACGGGGCGGCGGTGGAGTTGCTGCTGGGCAGCGCGCTGTTCCTGTTCGGGTCGTTCGGGGTGACCGCGGCCGCCAACGTGCCGCGCAACACCGCGCTGCTCGGGCTGGAGCCGGGCACCGCGGCGGCGGACCGGTGGCCCTCGTACGTGCGCGAGTGGACGGCGTGGAACCACGTGCGGACGGCCGCCTCGGCCGCGGCCACGGTGGCGTACGTGCTGGCCCTCGTCTGA
- a CDS encoding methylated-DNA--[protein]-cysteine S-methyltransferase — translation MESHGQYEQRVVWTVVDTGIGPLLLAATRYGLVNVVFHATDTARDRALERLAAQLGTEPVEAPGSPLLAEAIRQVEAYFSGRRRDFDLPLDWSLISGFNREVLRELATGVPYGSVVGYGDLAGRVGQPGAAQAVGTAMGANPLPVVVPCHRVVERDGGIGGFGGGVDTKRQLLALEGVLPEPLF, via the coding sequence ATGGAAAGCCATGGGCAGTACGAACAGCGGGTCGTATGGACCGTCGTCGACACCGGCATCGGCCCGTTGCTGCTGGCCGCCACCCGCTACGGTCTGGTCAACGTCGTGTTCCACGCCACCGACACCGCGCGCGACCGGGCGCTCGAAAGGCTCGCGGCCCAACTGGGCACGGAGCCCGTCGAGGCGCCCGGCTCTCCGCTGCTGGCCGAGGCGATACGGCAGGTGGAGGCGTACTTCTCGGGTCGGCGCCGTGACTTCGACCTGCCGCTGGACTGGTCCCTGATCTCGGGCTTCAACCGGGAGGTGCTGCGCGAGCTGGCGACAGGCGTCCCCTACGGCTCGGTCGTCGGCTACGGCGACCTCGCCGGCCGGGTCGGCCAGCCGGGCGCCGCCCAGGCGGTGGGCACGGCGATGGGGGCCAATCCGCTGCCGGTCGTCGTGCCGTGCCACCGGGTCGTCGAGAGGGACGGCGGCATCGGCGGGTTCGGGGGCGGCGTGGACACCAAGCGGCAGTTGCTCGCTCTGGAGGGCGTGCTGCCCGAGCCGCTGTTCTGA
- a CDS encoding glycerophosphodiester phosphodiesterase: protein MHARAVAVTTTALLGVALLTPLSHAGTPLSGDDGPSVVAHRGASGYAPENTLAAVDKAAEMGIRWVENDVQRTRDGELVVLHDDSLRRTTDVEEVFPDRSPWKVKDFTAAEIARLDAGSWFGSEYAGARVPTLEQYVDRVEHNHQKLLLELKNPQLYPGIEQQTLKVLANEGWLDRRHVAGRLVVQSFSADSVRTVHELKPAVKTGFLGTPRVSDLPEYAEFTDQINPSYGSLSMSYVSSVHAFTGPHGRPMEVLTWTVDDADTARRVAGYDVDGIITNRPDVVRDAVGEDEDSAGR from the coding sequence ATGCACGCGCGCGCAGTTGCCGTCACGACCACCGCGCTCCTGGGAGTAGCCCTGCTCACTCCGCTCTCGCACGCCGGGACACCTCTGAGCGGCGACGACGGGCCCTCGGTCGTCGCCCACCGGGGTGCCTCCGGGTATGCGCCGGAGAACACGCTGGCCGCCGTCGACAAGGCGGCCGAGATGGGCATCCGCTGGGTGGAGAACGACGTCCAGCGCACCAGGGACGGCGAGCTCGTCGTCCTCCACGACGACAGTCTGCGGCGCACGACCGACGTGGAGGAGGTCTTCCCCGACCGCTCGCCCTGGAAGGTGAAGGACTTCACCGCGGCGGAGATCGCACGGCTGGACGCGGGGAGCTGGTTCGGGTCCGAGTACGCGGGCGCGCGCGTGCCGACGCTGGAGCAGTACGTGGACCGCGTGGAGCACAACCACCAGAAGCTGCTGCTGGAGCTGAAGAACCCCCAGCTATACCCGGGCATCGAGCAGCAGACCCTCAAGGTTCTCGCCAATGAGGGCTGGCTCGACCGGCGGCACGTGGCCGGCCGACTGGTCGTGCAGAGTTTCAGCGCGGACAGCGTCCGGACCGTTCACGAGCTGAAGCCGGCCGTCAAGACCGGGTTCCTCGGCACACCGCGGGTGTCGGACCTGCCCGAGTACGCGGAGTTCACCGACCAGATCAATCCCTCGTACGGCTCGCTGTCGATGAGTTACGTCTCCTCGGTGCACGCGTTCACGGGGCCGCACGGCAGGCCGATGGAGGTCCTCACCTGGACGGTCGACGACGCGGACACCGCCCGCCGCGTAGCCGGATACGACGTCGACGGCATCATCACCAACAGGCCCGACGTGGTGCGGGACGCCGTCGGCGAGGACGAGGACTCGGCCGGCCGTTGA